In Candidatus Nitronauta litoralis, one DNA window encodes the following:
- a CDS encoding phospho-N-acetylmuramoyl-pentapeptide-transferase has product MFYHLFYPLSADYSIFNVFRYITFRSAYAGITALVVCLVVGPAMIRLLQKLSIKERIREDGPEAHQVKSGTPTMGGLLILFAFLLSTLLWSNLSNTYIWVMIFVSTGYGLLGFYDDWAKLKRGDGLKARTKMIFQILLGFGVALFLTYLDPNRASFSTVLYVPFLKDFTPDIGELAYLVLIVLVIVGTSNAVNLTDGLDGLAIGPIIIAMVTYTVIVYLCGHFKFSEYLNIRFIKDAGEVAVLTSSVVGASLGFLWFNAYPAQMFMGDVGSLSLGAILGTLAVISKHELLLILIGGIFVIEALSVIIQVAYFKYTKGKRFFKMAPLHHHFEKSGWEEPKVIVRFWIVAVVLAMVSLSTLKLR; this is encoded by the coding sequence ATGTTTTACCATTTGTTTTACCCATTGAGTGCGGACTACTCGATATTCAACGTATTCCGCTATATCACCTTCCGTTCTGCTTATGCCGGGATCACGGCGCTAGTCGTTTGCCTGGTGGTGGGCCCGGCGATGATCCGGCTCTTGCAGAAACTTTCAATCAAGGAACGCATTCGTGAAGATGGTCCAGAAGCTCATCAGGTAAAATCCGGCACTCCCACTATGGGCGGTTTGCTCATCCTTTTCGCGTTCCTGCTATCGACCCTGCTCTGGTCCAACCTTTCCAACACCTATATCTGGGTGATGATTTTTGTTTCTACCGGTTACGGTTTACTTGGCTTCTACGACGACTGGGCCAAACTTAAACGCGGCGATGGCTTGAAGGCTCGCACCAAAATGATTTTTCAGATTCTGCTTGGTTTCGGTGTCGCTCTATTCCTGACTTACCTTGACCCCAACCGTGCCTCTTTCTCAACTGTGCTCTATGTACCGTTCCTCAAGGATTTCACTCCGGACATTGGTGAGCTGGCTTATCTGGTTCTGATAGTTCTTGTGATCGTTGGGACTTCCAACGCAGTCAATCTGACGGATGGTCTTGATGGTCTTGCTATCGGCCCAATTATTATCGCGATGGTGACCTATACCGTCATTGTTTACCTGTGTGGGCATTTCAAGTTCTCCGAATATCTCAACATTCGTTTCATTAAAGATGCCGGGGAAGTCGCTGTCCTCACCTCCTCCGTGGTCGGTGCAAGTCTGGGGTTCCTCTGGTTCAACGCATACCCGGCCCAGATGTTCATGGGTGATGTCGGGTCTCTTTCATTGGGCGCAATTCTGGGAACGCTTGCTGTCATTTCAAAACATGAATTACTGCTGATCCTCATCGGAGGAATTTTCGTAATCGAAGCGCTGTCGGTCATCATTCAGGTGGCCTATTTCAAATACACGAAAGGCAAACGCTTTTTCAAAATGGCCCCATTGCATCACCATTTTGAAAAGTCGGGCTGGGAAGAACCAAAAGTTATCGTGCGGTTCTGGATCGTCGCTGTTGTGCTGGCAATGGTGAGTCTTAGCACATTAAAACTGAGATGA
- a CDS encoding penicillin-binding protein 2, giving the protein MSRPKNSNVKAPLAGFKNRLGLVVFFLAMYGAGLTARLVYLQVFQHEELLAEAEKQYVEKVEINTGRGKIFDRNHNPLATNVDVESVYLNPKEVVDFKQTQRALSNSLGLSPRVVKEKLGSRRHFVWLKRKISLPEAARLKNQSIPGVGFIRESRRFYPKRALAASTLGFVGLDNQGLEGLEHYYDDLLKGTTRKTYVERDARGRPLLDSEEGVLTPSPSHDLVLTLDEVIQFHAESALIRQVERYKARGGVAVVMEPEKGDLLALATYPPFNPNRYSASAPEAWRNKIVSYAYEPGSIFKPIVAAAAMEEGTAEPKDIFFCENGQMRIGRSKIGEAANHSFGWLSLSRILIHSSNIGAIKIAQTLGSQRFFDYIRRFGFGTRSGIDLPGESPGMLRPLKNWSGLSLASISFGHEISVTPLQMVTAMAAIANGGVLVKPRIASGVWKNGRQVDSFPPEKLRRVISDKTSRKMVSILKEVVRQGTGKKAAVKGYEVAGKTGTAQKIDPDTRKYSADNYLASFIGFVPADSPKLVILVMIDEPKGKYWGGEVAAPAFSEIARETLRYLNVPSRGERVFVLDRA; this is encoded by the coding sequence ATGAGCCGACCAAAAAATTCAAATGTCAAAGCGCCGCTTGCCGGATTCAAAAACCGGTTGGGGCTGGTCGTGTTCTTTCTGGCTATGTATGGAGCCGGGCTTACAGCACGCCTGGTCTATCTCCAGGTTTTCCAGCATGAAGAGCTTTTGGCCGAAGCTGAAAAACAGTACGTCGAGAAAGTGGAGATCAACACTGGAAGAGGAAAAATTTTTGATCGCAACCATAACCCTCTGGCTACCAATGTGGATGTTGAGTCGGTTTATCTCAACCCGAAAGAGGTCGTCGATTTCAAACAAACACAACGCGCACTTTCCAACTCTCTCGGGTTGTCGCCGCGAGTAGTGAAAGAGAAGCTGGGGTCGCGACGACATTTCGTCTGGTTAAAGCGGAAAATCTCTTTGCCGGAGGCTGCCCGACTGAAAAACCAATCGATACCCGGTGTCGGTTTCATTCGGGAAAGCAGGCGTTTTTATCCTAAACGGGCATTGGCCGCAAGCACTCTTGGGTTTGTCGGTCTCGATAACCAGGGATTGGAAGGACTTGAGCACTATTACGATGACCTTCTCAAGGGCACCACGCGAAAAACTTATGTTGAACGCGACGCGCGTGGTCGTCCCCTGCTGGATTCTGAGGAAGGGGTGCTCACTCCTTCCCCGAGTCATGACCTGGTCCTGACCCTGGATGAAGTGATTCAGTTTCACGCGGAGTCTGCTCTGATCCGGCAGGTTGAACGCTACAAAGCCAGGGGTGGCGTTGCAGTGGTGATGGAGCCTGAAAAAGGTGACCTTCTGGCGCTCGCTACCTATCCGCCTTTTAATCCGAATCGATACAGTGCTTCCGCCCCTGAAGCCTGGCGAAATAAAATTGTGTCTTACGCTTACGAACCGGGCTCCATTTTTAAACCCATAGTCGCTGCTGCCGCGATGGAAGAAGGCACCGCTGAGCCAAAAGATATCTTCTTCTGCGAAAACGGACAAATGAGAATCGGCAGATCTAAAATTGGTGAGGCGGCAAACCACAGTTTTGGCTGGTTGTCTCTCAGCCGCATCCTCATTCATTCGAGCAATATCGGCGCAATCAAAATTGCGCAGACCCTTGGCAGTCAACGTTTCTTCGACTACATCCGACGCTTCGGGTTTGGAACCCGGTCCGGCATTGATTTGCCCGGTGAATCTCCTGGCATGCTCCGGCCTTTAAAAAACTGGTCAGGTCTTTCTCTCGCTTCCATTTCGTTCGGCCACGAAATTTCTGTAACGCCGCTTCAAATGGTCACCGCTATGGCGGCCATTGCAAACGGTGGCGTTTTGGTTAAGCCAAGGATCGCATCAGGGGTATGGAAAAACGGTCGGCAGGTAGACAGTTTCCCGCCTGAAAAATTAAGGCGGGTGATCTCGGACAAAACAAGCCGAAAAATGGTCAGTATTTTAAAAGAGGTGGTGCGCCAGGGAACCGGAAAAAAAGCAGCAGTGAAAGGATACGAGGTAGCCGGAAAAACCGGCACTGCACAGAAAATTGATCCGGACACACGCAAATATTCAGCAGACAACTACCTGGCGTCTTTCATCGGGTTTGTCCCTGCAGATTCGCCCAAGCTAGTCATTCTGGTGATGATTGATGAGCCAAAAGGAAAGTATTGGGGTGGAGAAGTCGCTGCTCCTGCGTTCAGTGAGATTGCCCGGGAAACCCTGAGGTATCTCAACGTTCCTTCCCGGGGTGAGCGGGTTTTCGTTCTGGATCGCGCATGA
- a CDS encoding division/cell wall cluster transcriptional repressor MraZ → MSGFLGTYTVNLDEKGRLNVPSKFKNTLESRYGGQLVTVAMEGYLIVFPHKEWEKNENRMDEMSPLNPEERDAVRPYLSSASDCEVKSGKILIPAFQREAVGLTKELVLVGMSRTFEIWPAEKWKPAGRS, encoded by the coding sequence ATGAGCGGATTTTTAGGGACATACACGGTAAACCTCGACGAGAAAGGTCGTCTGAACGTGCCGTCCAAATTCAAAAACACTCTCGAGAGCAGATACGGAGGCCAGTTGGTGACCGTTGCTATGGAGGGGTACCTCATTGTCTTTCCCCATAAGGAATGGGAGAAAAATGAAAACCGCATGGATGAAATGTCGCCTCTCAATCCCGAGGAACGGGACGCGGTGCGGCCCTATCTCTCCAGTGCCAGCGACTGTGAAGTGAAGTCTGGAAAAATATTGATCCCCGCCTTCCAAAGAGAAGCGGTAGGGCTAACCAAAGAACTGGTTCTGGTGGGGATGTCGAGAACTTTTGAAATCTGGCCGGCGGAAAAGTGGAAGCCGGCTGGCCGAAGCTAG
- the ftsW gene encoding putative lipid II flippase FtsW, whose translation MSSSNNKNQHFDTLLALTLGALVLTGIVMVYSASAVYAQEEYQDSLYFLKRHLAWVLLGSGVLVAAFKVDYHKLHALTYPAMALTLLLLLMVMLPGLGMEAGGARRWLSLGPLTFQPSELAKFTVILFIARSMVKRADKLRDFAYGYLPNLIVLGIFFTLILLQPDFGTAMIISLVAFTMLFVAGVRPKFLVYSVLAVLPFLLTAVLSHQYRTRRIMAFLDPWQDRADSGFQAVQSFLAFGQGGIWGLGLGDSRQKLFYLPEAHTDFIYSVIGEELGIIGALGVLVLFGVLMWRGFSTAFRARDLFGTHLAFGLTLVIGVQALTNMGVATGILPTKGLTLPFISLGGSSLVVSMLSMGVLLNISEHATRA comes from the coding sequence ATGAGTTCATCCAATAACAAAAATCAGCACTTTGACACTCTCCTCGCGTTGACCCTTGGCGCACTCGTGTTGACAGGTATTGTGATGGTCTATTCCGCCAGTGCCGTATATGCGCAGGAGGAGTACCAGGATTCTCTTTACTTCCTGAAACGTCATCTTGCCTGGGTGCTTCTAGGATCAGGAGTTCTGGTGGCGGCTTTCAAGGTTGATTACCACAAACTTCACGCGCTCACTTATCCAGCCATGGCCCTGACACTGCTGCTCTTATTGATGGTGATGCTGCCCGGCCTTGGTATGGAAGCCGGTGGCGCACGCCGCTGGCTCAGTCTGGGACCCTTGACCTTTCAACCGTCCGAGTTAGCCAAGTTTACGGTCATCCTGTTCATTGCCCGGTCCATGGTTAAACGTGCAGACAAACTACGCGACTTTGCCTACGGTTATCTTCCAAATCTGATCGTCCTCGGTATTTTCTTTACTCTGATTCTGCTGCAGCCGGATTTTGGTACGGCCATGATTATTTCTCTCGTCGCTTTCACCATGCTGTTTGTGGCCGGTGTTCGTCCAAAGTTTCTGGTTTATTCCGTACTCGCAGTGCTGCCCTTCCTATTGACTGCAGTGCTCAGTCACCAGTACCGGACACGGCGCATTATGGCTTTTCTGGATCCCTGGCAGGATCGTGCGGACTCCGGTTTTCAGGCAGTGCAATCTTTTCTGGCGTTTGGACAAGGTGGTATCTGGGGACTTGGCCTCGGTGACAGTCGTCAAAAACTGTTTTACCTGCCCGAGGCGCATACAGACTTTATTTACTCCGTTATTGGAGAAGAATTGGGAATCATCGGAGCCCTGGGGGTTCTGGTTTTGTTTGGCGTACTCATGTGGCGCGGATTCAGCACCGCGTTTAGAGCACGCGACTTGTTTGGCACGCATCTGGCCTTTGGTCTTACTTTAGTCATCGGGGTACAGGCCCTCACCAACATGGGAGTTGCGACTGGCATCCTTCCCACAAAGGGACTGACTTTGCCTTTCATCAGTCTGGGAGGTTCATCCCTGGTGGTGAGCATGTTGTCGATGGGCGTGCTGTTGAATATTTCAGAACACGCCACCCGGGCTTGA
- a CDS encoding cell division protein FtsL, with product MRHWVRLTPREFRVVALVSIPFVLAALTYVWPNVRMVLLAYEFQKQQRVHQTLLSKNEILKLERESLTALDRIAPIAKKDLGMQTPAPGQVVTVFLKEPSKTG from the coding sequence ATGCGCCACTGGGTGCGCCTCACCCCGCGCGAATTCCGAGTCGTTGCCCTGGTTTCAATCCCGTTTGTGCTGGCCGCGCTCACTTACGTCTGGCCCAATGTTCGCATGGTGCTTCTGGCGTATGAATTCCAGAAACAGCAGAGGGTGCATCAAACATTGTTGAGCAAAAATGAAATTTTAAAACTGGAGCGTGAAAGTCTGACGGCGCTTGACCGTATTGCTCCGATTGCCAAAAAAGACTTGGGAATGCAAACGCCTGCGCCGGGCCAGGTTGTCACCGTGTTCCTGAAAGAACCCTCGAAAACCGGTTAA
- the rsmH gene encoding 16S rRNA (cytosine(1402)-N(4))-methyltransferase RsmH: MTKYHVSVMPSEVLQYLEPEKRSLIVDGTLGDGGHAELILKHSGPDCRVLGIDRDAEILERARKRLSPFGDRVVLAHGNYSELGRILRENGIKKIDGLLLDLGMSSFQVDSPERGFSFQHEGPLDMRMNRQETSTAADLLVTLSDKELERVFKEYGEERNSKRIVRKIRDAQSKHPITTTHHLEQLLSSAAHASRKSSIHPATRSFQALRIAVNLELEHLEACLQESLEYLSPGGRLVLISFHSLEDRRVKNFFRTQESVCVCPPRLPVCVCGQVKKLNILTRRVVRPTAEEIRNNPRASSSRLRAAERVNVA, encoded by the coding sequence ATGACGAAATATCACGTTTCCGTCATGCCTTCGGAGGTACTTCAGTATCTGGAGCCTGAGAAGAGAAGTTTGATTGTAGACGGAACGTTAGGAGATGGCGGACATGCAGAGTTGATCTTGAAGCACTCCGGGCCGGATTGCCGGGTCCTCGGAATTGACCGGGACGCGGAAATTCTGGAACGAGCCCGCAAGCGGCTGTCGCCTTTTGGCGACAGAGTGGTTCTGGCGCACGGTAACTACAGTGAGCTGGGCCGGATTCTCCGTGAAAACGGGATAAAAAAAATTGATGGTCTTCTGCTGGACCTCGGCATGTCGTCCTTTCAAGTCGATTCCCCCGAACGGGGTTTCAGTTTTCAACACGAAGGGCCATTGGACATGCGAATGAACAGGCAGGAAACTTCCACCGCTGCAGACTTACTGGTCACCTTGTCTGACAAGGAACTTGAAAGGGTTTTTAAGGAATACGGCGAAGAACGAAACAGTAAACGAATTGTCAGGAAAATCCGCGATGCGCAGAGCAAACACCCCATTACAACAACCCACCACCTAGAACAACTCCTCTCCAGCGCGGCGCATGCGTCGCGTAAATCCTCAATTCATCCCGCGACACGATCCTTCCAAGCTCTGCGCATTGCGGTAAACCTTGAACTGGAACACCTGGAGGCTTGCCTCCAGGAATCTCTCGAATACCTCAGCCCTGGCGGCCGCCTTGTCCTCATCTCATTTCATTCACTCGAAGACCGCAGGGTAAAAAACTTTTTTCGTACGCAGGAGAGCGTCTGTGTTTGTCCGCCCAGGCTTCCGGTGTGCGTTTGTGGTCAGGTTAAAAAACTGAATATTCTTACGCGCCGGGTGGTGCGCCCCACTGCCGAGGAAATCCGCAATAACCCGCGCGCCTCGAGTTCCAGGCTGCGAGCGGCTGAAAGGGTAAACGTTGCTTGA
- the murD gene encoding UDP-N-acetylmuramoyl-L-alanine--D-glutamate ligase — protein sequence MDVKGKKVSVLGMARSGISIARFLIRQGAYVTLFDSKSKEELKERAALLPEEVDVCYGSCVPAIDSDLVVLSPGIDIESPDLDTAKQKGIEIVGELELTFRFFNPPVIAITGTNGKSTTTMLVGELLKEAGLDIAVGGNIGTPFSELLKNPPKDFAVIEVSSFQLETIRDFRPKIAAILNLTPDHLDRHGSLEHYAALKKRLTENQQLDDVLVLNADDKNVSEMRMNSKAKLINFSLTEKPNEGACVSDGKIMVYQNELEQPIISVEALPSAAKSQLENVLAAIAIAHQAEVPVEVMQRVIKNFKGLEHRLEWVRNIEGVDYVNDSKGTNLGALEKSLSGFDRPVVLIMGGQDKGSDFLTLKPLFKKRVKHMVLIGEARQKIRATLNGSFTYEDADSMEEAVRVASIHAEPGDLVLLSPGCASFDMFRDYEDRGRQFKEFVNKL from the coding sequence ATGGACGTTAAAGGTAAGAAAGTCAGTGTACTGGGGATGGCTCGGTCGGGAATATCTATAGCAAGATTCCTGATCCGACAAGGCGCTTACGTCACGCTGTTTGATAGCAAATCCAAAGAGGAACTCAAAGAACGTGCAGCCCTTCTGCCTGAAGAAGTCGACGTTTGTTATGGCTCTTGCGTTCCTGCAATAGATTCTGACCTTGTCGTGCTCAGCCCCGGTATCGACATAGAGTCCCCTGACCTTGACACGGCTAAACAAAAGGGAATTGAAATCGTGGGTGAACTGGAGCTGACATTTCGGTTTTTCAACCCTCCGGTTATCGCAATCACGGGAACCAATGGCAAATCAACCACCACTATGCTGGTTGGGGAATTATTAAAAGAAGCTGGTCTGGACATCGCAGTCGGCGGCAACATCGGGACTCCATTCTCAGAGCTACTCAAGAACCCGCCAAAAGACTTTGCCGTAATCGAAGTGAGCAGTTTTCAACTGGAAACGATTCGAGATTTCCGACCCAAAATAGCTGCCATCCTGAACTTGACACCGGATCATCTCGATCGTCACGGATCACTGGAACATTACGCCGCACTCAAGAAACGTTTGACTGAAAATCAGCAATTGGATGATGTTCTTGTGCTGAATGCTGACGATAAAAACGTTTCTGAAATGAGAATGAACTCTAAAGCAAAACTTATAAATTTCAGTCTCACTGAAAAACCCAATGAAGGTGCCTGTGTATCAGACGGCAAGATCATGGTTTACCAAAACGAACTTGAACAGCCGATCATTTCAGTTGAGGCCCTGCCATCTGCGGCAAAAAGCCAATTGGAAAATGTTCTGGCAGCAATCGCCATAGCCCATCAAGCTGAAGTACCGGTTGAGGTCATGCAACGCGTTATCAAAAACTTTAAAGGGTTGGAACACCGCCTGGAATGGGTGCGCAACATTGAAGGGGTCGACTACGTCAACGATTCCAAAGGAACCAACCTGGGCGCTCTCGAAAAATCCTTAAGCGGTTTCGATCGCCCGGTTGTGCTCATTATGGGTGGGCAGGACAAGGGAAGCGACTTTCTGACTCTAAAACCACTATTCAAAAAACGAGTCAAGCACATGGTCCTCATCGGTGAGGCCCGTCAAAAAATCCGAGCCACGCTAAACGGAAGTTTCACATACGAAGATGCCGATTCGATGGAAGAGGCCGTACGCGTTGCCTCTATTCATGCAGAGCCCGGTGATCTGGTTTTGCTTTCACCAGGATGCGCAAGCTTCGATATGTTTCGCGATTATGAAGACCGCGGCAGGCAATTTAAAGAATTCGTTAACAAGCTGTAA
- a CDS encoding UDP-N-acetylmuramoyl-L-alanyl-D-glutamate--2,6-diaminopimelate ligase produces the protein MKKVFPENFIGELKEGMASRLSDMMSGYPVVNLLGTLDREITSIAYDSRKVEAGGLFVAIAGTKEDGARYIPEAIRRKAAAFITQSSPQQLLEMGIGINGITQIHVEDTRHALAWLSGRFYNQPSRSLNLIGITGTNGKTTLTYLLESLFSAAGRDCGVIGSINYRYRDTLYPANVTTPESLDLNRMLAEMVTNGVQDCFLEVSSHSLAQKRVNGLHFDLAVFTNLTRDHLDYHSDLHTYRQTKMRLFRDERVEKQVINLDDPMGAKILAETSRPTLTTGIESKADIRAESIELSDHGVRFNLKSPYGSRNIHSPLLGKHNILNLLSSAAVGLFQGVSLDAVCSGIELLSVVPGRLEKIQNNRGFTVVVDFAHTDDALYNALRAVQEFTTGRVVVVFGCGGDRDRTKRGPMGKVAVDNSELAIITSDNPRTENPRQIIEDISLGLPEKAVEEKDYLIIPDRRQAIEKALQLAESGDTVILAGKGAEDYQIIGTEKFHFDDREIVRALLDD, from the coding sequence ATGAAAAAAGTATTTCCGGAAAATTTTATCGGGGAGTTGAAAGAAGGAATGGCAAGTAGATTGTCGGACATGATGAGCGGGTATCCTGTCGTTAACTTATTGGGAACTCTTGATCGTGAGATCACCTCCATCGCCTACGATTCCAGAAAAGTAGAGGCTGGAGGTTTGTTTGTGGCGATTGCCGGAACGAAGGAGGATGGAGCGCGTTACATCCCGGAAGCCATCCGCAGAAAAGCCGCGGCGTTCATCACCCAGTCTTCTCCTCAGCAGTTGCTTGAAATGGGCATTGGTATTAATGGAATCACGCAAATCCATGTGGAAGATACCCGGCATGCGCTGGCATGGCTTTCAGGTCGCTTTTACAACCAGCCTTCACGCTCACTCAACCTGATTGGGATCACAGGGACTAATGGCAAAACAACTCTAACCTATCTCCTGGAATCTCTGTTTAGTGCTGCGGGCAGAGACTGCGGAGTTATCGGTTCAATTAATTACCGCTATCGCGACACTCTTTACCCAGCCAATGTCACCACTCCGGAATCGCTTGACCTCAACCGTATGCTTGCTGAAATGGTCACGAACGGTGTCCAGGATTGCTTCCTTGAAGTCTCTTCGCATTCGCTTGCACAAAAGCGAGTAAACGGGTTGCATTTCGATCTGGCCGTGTTCACTAACCTGACGCGCGACCACCTTGACTATCATTCCGATCTCCATACCTATCGTCAAACCAAAATGCGTTTGTTCCGGGATGAGCGGGTAGAGAAACAAGTGATCAATCTTGACGATCCGATGGGCGCCAAAATCCTGGCTGAAACTTCACGTCCTACGTTGACCACAGGGATCGAGTCCAAAGCGGATATCCGAGCAGAATCTATTGAGCTATCTGACCACGGTGTTCGATTCAATCTAAAAAGCCCTTATGGAAGCCGCAACATCCATTCTCCTCTTTTGGGCAAACACAACATACTCAACCTTCTGTCCTCTGCTGCTGTAGGCCTGTTTCAAGGGGTTTCACTCGATGCGGTTTGTTCGGGAATCGAGTTACTTTCGGTTGTTCCTGGTCGACTTGAAAAAATCCAGAACAATCGCGGTTTCACTGTGGTAGTCGACTTTGCCCACACCGATGACGCTCTTTACAACGCCTTGAGAGCGGTCCAGGAATTTACTACCGGACGAGTGGTGGTTGTGTTCGGCTGCGGCGGAGACAGGGATCGCACAAAGCGGGGTCCGATGGGAAAAGTGGCCGTGGACAATAGCGAACTGGCCATTATCACTTCGGACAATCCACGTACAGAAAACCCACGGCAGATCATTGAAGACATCAGTCTTGGGCTTCCCGAAAAAGCCGTTGAAGAAAAAGATTACCTGATTATTCCGGATCGCCGGCAGGCTATCGAAAAAGCCCTGCAACTGGCTGAGTCCGGAGATACGGTGATTCTGGCAGGAAAAGGTGCCGAGGATTATCAAATCATAGGAACCGAAAAATTTCACTTTGATGACCGGGAAATTGTCCGGGCACTTTTGGATGATTAA
- a CDS encoding UDP-N-acetylmuramoyl-tripeptide--D-alanyl-D-alanine ligase, whose protein sequence is MKKNFETVLTATGGHLIHRGSDHEFSGLSIDSRTLAAGELFLCLTGDRFDGHDFLADAVRKGASGLIVSSLDKLPGMVEGEGPFVVRVEDTLLGLQALAHYFRKQFSLKVVGITGTNGKSTTKEMISSISSTQFNTLKSHGNFNNHIGLPLNLLGLNKQHEVAILEMGMSAKGEIARLAQIAEPDIGLITNISEAHMVHLPTVRDVQSAKGELFSSLNETSCAIVNADDPLVLELAKNLRSKKITFGVDNDADVRGLDIRQSAGFGYQFSLATTSGKHPVHLPFPGRYNVLNAVAAAATGFALGLAPEQIVKGLETSKLLGQRVQVRKEKGVTLIDDTYNANPRSMLEAIKTLSSLDSTGKRFLVIGDMFELGNNETAAHQLLGEQVAKGSIDFLVGVGDLIGLTVESAIEAGQPKEQSILFKTHEEAARFLQNQVQSGDVILFKGSRGAQMERVLKVFCGDN, encoded by the coding sequence ATGAAAAAAAACTTTGAAACAGTATTAACCGCAACCGGAGGTCATTTGATTCACCGGGGAAGCGACCATGAGTTCAGCGGGTTGTCTATAGACTCCCGGACTCTTGCAGCAGGAGAGCTCTTCCTTTGCCTGACAGGGGACCGTTTCGACGGGCACGATTTTCTTGCTGATGCTGTCAGGAAAGGAGCGTCCGGATTGATTGTCTCAAGCCTGGATAAATTACCTGGCATGGTCGAAGGTGAAGGCCCGTTCGTAGTCCGGGTTGAGGACACTTTGCTGGGGCTGCAAGCTCTTGCGCATTACTTTAGAAAACAATTTTCGCTGAAAGTCGTCGGCATCACAGGAACCAATGGAAAATCGACAACTAAAGAAATGATCTCTTCGATTTCCAGCACACAATTCAACACACTAAAAAGCCACGGCAATTTTAACAATCACATTGGACTCCCCCTCAACCTCCTTGGTCTGAATAAACAGCATGAGGTGGCGATACTTGAAATGGGAATGAGTGCCAAAGGGGAGATTGCGCGACTGGCCCAGATTGCCGAACCGGATATCGGTTTGATCACCAATATTTCAGAGGCGCACATGGTGCACCTCCCCACGGTGCGCGATGTTCAATCTGCAAAAGGAGAATTGTTTTCTTCCTTAAACGAAACCAGCTGCGCCATTGTGAATGCAGACGATCCACTTGTCCTGGAACTGGCAAAAAACCTGAGGTCCAAAAAAATCACTTTTGGCGTAGACAATGACGCTGACGTACGAGGACTGGATATTCGCCAGAGCGCAGGATTCGGTTACCAGTTCTCCCTTGCGACCACGAGTGGCAAGCATCCTGTCCACCTTCCCTTTCCTGGTCGATATAACGTCCTCAATGCAGTTGCTGCGGCCGCTACTGGTTTCGCGCTTGGCCTCGCTCCCGAACAAATTGTGAAAGGTCTCGAGACCTCAAAGCTCCTTGGGCAACGTGTGCAGGTTCGCAAGGAAAAAGGCGTGACATTAATTGACGATACCTACAACGCCAATCCCCGTTCCATGCTGGAAGCCATCAAAACACTTTCCAGTCTGGATTCCACTGGAAAGCGTTTTCTTGTCATCGGCGACATGTTTGAACTCGGAAACAATGAAACTGCGGCGCACCAGCTCCTGGGAGAACAGGTGGCCAAAGGTTCTATTGATTTTCTTGTAGGAGTGGGAGATTTGATCGGACTGACAGTTGAGTCGGCAATTGAGGCAGGACAGCCAAAAGAACAATCGATTCTTTTCAAAACTCACGAGGAAGCGGCGCGCTTTTTACAAAATCAGGTGCAAAGCGGAGATGTCATTTTATTTAAAGGTTCACGGGGCGCACAGATGGAGCGGGTCCTGAAAGTTTTTTGCGGAGACAATTGA